In a single window of the Syntrophorhabdaceae bacterium genome:
- a CDS encoding serine hydrolase, whose protein sequence is MQDRSHKLFKSGSSFTILLLLFVLFPLFLSANDDITAKAYILVEKDTFNVIAGRDWDRRLPPASTTKVMTTIVAMERLNGEEAIVPDSNVLKFPRSKLHLVPGSSYTSMDLIKGAMIESANDAAYTLGAYVGGSEENFARLMNEKALAIGARNTNFKNASGLYVEGQYTSCYDLALMFRYALAKDKFREIIGTKYFLFQDRQKATRYRNHNRFLFCFEPAVGGKTGFTQVSKHTYVGAFEKDGKEYILSLLASRDLWGDSIRILKNVFEELPSDREIRLAKAHAITLTSYRQKSEVPPSLKISSEKKKHMVKKKQSVKKKRAGKKSKKITRV, encoded by the coding sequence ATGCAAGACCGATCCCACAAATTATTTAAGAGCGGCTCAAGCTTCACCATATTGTTGCTTCTCTTCGTTCTTTTTCCCCTCTTCCTTTCCGCAAACGACGATATCACCGCCAAGGCGTATATCCTTGTCGAGAAAGATACATTCAATGTCATCGCGGGACGCGATTGGGACCGAAGGCTCCCTCCGGCCAGCACTACGAAAGTGATGACCACCATCGTCGCCATGGAAAGGTTGAACGGCGAAGAGGCCATAGTGCCGGACAGCAACGTACTGAAATTCCCCCGCTCGAAGCTGCACCTCGTTCCCGGAAGCAGTTACACCTCCATGGACCTTATAAAGGGCGCCATGATCGAGTCGGCTAATGACGCGGCGTATACTCTCGGCGCCTATGTGGGCGGCTCGGAAGAGAATTTTGCCCGCCTCATGAATGAGAAAGCCCTCGCCATCGGCGCACGGAACACCAATTTCAAGAATGCCTCGGGTCTTTATGTGGAAGGTCAATATACAAGCTGCTACGACCTCGCCCTCATGTTCCGGTATGCCCTGGCAAAGGATAAATTCAGGGAAATAATAGGCACCAAGTATTTCCTCTTTCAGGACCGCCAGAAAGCCACCCGCTACCGGAATCACAACAGGTTCCTCTTCTGTTTCGAGCCTGCGGTGGGAGGCAAGACGGGCTTCACCCAGGTTTCGAAGCATACCTATGTCGGAGCATTCGAAAAGGATGGTAAAGAGTATATCCTCTCCCTTCTGGCGAGCAGGGACCTCTGGGGAGATTCGATCCGAATTCTGAAGAACGTCTTCGAGGAGCTCCCCTCGGATCGGGAGATACGGCTTGCCAAAGCCCACGCCATTACCCTCACCTCCTATAGACAAAAGAGTGAGGTCCCACCTTCCTTAAAAATCAGCAGCGAGAAGAAAAAACATATGGTGAAGAAGAAACAATCTGTCAAAAAGAAGCGGGCAGGAAAGAAAAGCAAAAAAATTACACGGGTGTGA
- a CDS encoding M48 family metalloprotease — MKRWWLLFIILLSFLLPLNGYGLSVEEEKKYGKEVYLQIAQSIPVNNDIYISFYLRTVTDRLEAATNLDMPIFFTVIDSISLDAFATIGGYVFITTGLIAMTDSEEELAGVLAHEFAHISKRHVSKAIEKNKISNWGTIATLLAAAIIPSPIAKSAIMATGLAGAQQVAISYTRENEEEADKVGATNADKAGYGGLGTAEFLKKLRATSDNRQVPRYLLTHPYHSERIIKIEQDWRGSKCRLDTSFYPYLVARAQILHGTAGLGMEEIWIARNLRNKEDPVSAYGAALVYSLKGNEEEAIALARTIKSPYRNLFLSEVLINARRFSEAIALLKNEMNPIARYFLGRAYEGNGDRELAVSTYKSLFRYADIYPELYKRAGMISGMMGNEGEGYEDLGRYYLINGNMDQARISFEKAVNKYGINSARAKEVMKILDKLPKKGRTG, encoded by the coding sequence ATGAAGCGCTGGTGGCTGCTTTTCATAATCCTTCTTTCTTTCCTCCTCCCACTCAATGGATATGGCCTTTCTGTTGAGGAAGAAAAGAAGTACGGGAAAGAGGTCTATCTTCAGATAGCCCAGAGCATACCCGTCAATAATGACATCTACATCTCCTTTTATCTCCGTACCGTCACCGACCGGCTCGAAGCAGCGACAAACCTCGATATGCCCATATTCTTCACGGTGATCGATTCCATCTCCCTCGATGCCTTCGCTACGATTGGGGGTTATGTCTTCATCACTACGGGACTCATTGCAATGACCGATTCCGAAGAGGAGCTTGCAGGGGTACTGGCACACGAGTTTGCCCACATATCGAAACGGCATGTTTCAAAAGCCATAGAAAAAAATAAAATCAGCAATTGGGGCACCATCGCGACGCTCCTCGCCGCCGCGATCATCCCGAGCCCCATAGCAAAATCAGCCATAATGGCCACGGGCCTTGCGGGAGCGCAGCAGGTGGCAATATCCTATACGAGAGAGAATGAGGAAGAGGCGGACAAAGTGGGCGCTACCAACGCCGACAAGGCCGGTTACGGCGGATTGGGGACCGCGGAATTCCTGAAGAAATTGCGTGCCACTTCCGACAACAGGCAGGTCCCCCGCTATCTTCTCACTCACCCCTACCACAGCGAAAGGATCATCAAAATCGAACAGGATTGGAGGGGGAGTAAATGCCGCCTCGATACATCCTTTTACCCCTATCTCGTGGCGAGGGCCCAGATCCTCCATGGCACCGCGGGTCTCGGCATGGAAGAGATATGGATTGCCCGGAACCTTCGGAATAAAGAGGACCCCGTAAGCGCCTATGGCGCGGCCCTCGTCTATTCCCTTAAAGGAAATGAGGAAGAGGCAATAGCACTCGCCCGGACCATCAAGTCGCCTTACAGGAACCTGTTCCTTTCCGAGGTGCTTATCAATGCCCGGAGATTCAGCGAGGCAATCGCACTTCTGAAAAATGAGATGAATCCCATAGCCCGATATTTCCTCGGCAGGGCATATGAAGGGAACGGCGATCGCGAATTAGCCGTCTCAACGTACAAAAGCCTCTTCCGTTATGCGGATATTTATCCCGAGCTTTATAAAAGGGCAGGAATGATTTCAGGCATGATGGGAAACGAAGGTGAAGGCTACGAAGACCTCGGCCGATATTATCTGATCAATGGGAACATGGATCAGGCCCGGATCAGCTTCGAAAAAGCGGTGAACAAGTACGGCATCAACAGCGCACGGGCAAAAGAGGTAATGAAAATCCTCGACAAACTCCCGAAAAAAGGCCGGACCGGATAG
- a CDS encoding aldo/keto reductase: MLTQDHEVMEAAFDRGINYVDTARRYMNGRNEEIVGRALKGRRDKVFLATKAAWISPEHITADVETSLKKLRTDYIDVIQLHNVDSNSKARALARETREVLKGLRAQGKVRYVGLTTHTNQADVLNAMAADPEKFYDTVAVGYNFKSPPGIKEAIARAALTGVGVIAMKTQAGGYKTEALGPLSPHQAALKWALLDQNVTAAIPGMKDMAMVEEDTAVMGMKFTASDARILTRYSHAVEGIYCRLCADCEATCPGHVAISTVNRSLMYLEGYGSAELARSTYKEIGKEASPSVCIGCAVCKARCVHGLNIRAKMEKAATCFA, from the coding sequence ATGCTCACCCAGGACCATGAGGTTATGGAAGCGGCTTTCGATCGCGGCATCAATTACGTCGATACGGCCCGCAGGTATATGAACGGCAGAAATGAGGAAATCGTGGGCAGGGCGCTCAAGGGCAGAAGGGACAAGGTATTTCTAGCCACAAAAGCAGCCTGGATCTCTCCGGAACATATTACCGCGGACGTGGAGACGAGCCTCAAAAAATTGAGGACCGATTATATCGATGTCATTCAGCTCCACAATGTGGATAGCAACAGCAAGGCCCGTGCCCTTGCCCGTGAGACACGGGAAGTACTCAAGGGTCTTCGCGCGCAGGGGAAAGTGAGGTATGTCGGCCTCACGACCCATACGAACCAGGCGGATGTCCTCAATGCCATGGCCGCCGATCCGGAGAAATTCTACGACACCGTTGCGGTAGGGTATAATTTCAAGAGCCCTCCCGGGATCAAGGAAGCCATTGCCCGGGCTGCATTAACCGGTGTGGGCGTAATCGCCATGAAAACTCAGGCGGGAGGATACAAGACTGAGGCTTTGGGCCCGTTGAGTCCCCATCAGGCTGCCCTCAAATGGGCTCTTCTCGATCAGAATGTGACCGCCGCCATCCCGGGGATGAAGGACATGGCCATGGTGGAGGAGGATACGGCGGTTATGGGCATGAAATTCACCGCCTCCGACGCCCGGATACTCACACGATATTCACACGCGGTAGAGGGTATCTATTGCCGCCTTTGCGCCGATTGTGAAGCCACCTGTCCCGGACACGTGGCGATAAGCACGGTCAACAGGAGTCTCATGTACCTGGAGGGCTATGGGAGTGCGGAGCTTGCCCGGTCGACTTATAAAGAGATCGGCAAAGAGGCATCCCCCTCGGTATGTATCGGCTGTGCGGTGTGCAAAGCACGTTGCGTCCACGGGCTCAATATCAGGGCAAAGATGGAAAAAGCGGCTACCTGCTTCGCATAA